The following is a genomic window from Prunus persica cultivar Lovell chromosome G7, Prunus_persica_NCBIv2, whole genome shotgun sequence.
CATGAGATGCGTGATTGTAATCagggtttttttcttcttccaaaatcAACGGAGGAGAACAAATTCTAACTCgagaattattttaatattaggAAGAAAATTATCATTAGATTAATAACTACTCGGTTACGCATCCTCTCACCTTATATGAGGTACATTATTTGATGTCGAGCTAATATTAGTGGGAAAAGAGTGGTGGATCCATCCAAATACAAAATGATATCATGAAATGCAAACAACTCTCTTCACATGATGTGATTTGCTTAACTTTACCTCCAAAATGTTTCCAGTACTTCAGTTTGGGAGGAAAATCCAAGATCATCGGCTTTTATCCACCATGACATTGAcaagctctttttttttttcttattgggTGAAGCATGAACTATTTGTCACTTTGTTGTAGTTGTACAAAAACTATTTAGATATGGCCCAACCAAGATGACAACAATCTTTAAAAGGGTTAACTCCAAGCCTTTCTTTGTCATACCCCATTTTGCACAaactacaaacaaaagaacattCACAAAAGAACACATTCTACGaagaaaaatcttttttttttttcttttcgtatTGTACACGTTTACGTGCAGAAAATTGATTTGTGATTTATTTACATACATTATGCAAAAACATATGTAGTTTGACAAAAAACTAGTGAGACTCAAACTAATAAATATAACGTGAGAACCTTCGGAAATTTTGTTCCAACAAGGGACACaaaaaactttttaaaatatggggaaactgaaataaaaaaaaataaaaaaaaacagattagaaaataatagaataaataaatatgatccgctacatttaattaaaatatcaaacaaaaGCTTAATCCAATGATTCTGAGCAGGTAAAGTTCCAAACTGCAATCAACATGAAGTACCAACCACATCCAGTTCCGACCTGGATGGATACATCAGTTCGTTCCACCAGGAACCATTTATGCCGTAAATCCTCAAATGGTGAAGATGATAGAAGGTATACATATATGTCAATTTAAttctaaatattatattaaaagtgagaaaataaTATAAGATGACCCTCATGCCATCAATAGTAGCCGAATTTACTGTAGCACCGTCCAGCAGAATCCGGCGAAGACCACCCTCTCCCCTCAGACACCCAAACACCATCCATCCatccctccctctctccctctctccatcACGCTcaaaatcacataatctctTGAAATTGGAGGTTGGCTGACCCCAAAGATTGTAAAAACCAGCTGAGGGGCAGTATGGGGAAAAGACAGCAAAAATTCCCCAGAAGAAAGCACCAACCATGCCAccataaaatttaaacggAGAGAAAGAGGAAACATAAAAAAAGTACAGAAATCCCAATAAACTCATGCAACTAGCTCGAGTCATCAAAcgtttggctttttttttccccaactAGTCTTTTCTTCTGTTCCTAGATGGTTCTCTTTTCCccatttttagtttctttctaTTTGCCTGGCGAGAAACCATGTTTCATCATGCCAAGGCATCAGTACtattttcaaaaagaagaagaaaaaaaaaaaaaaaaaaagagaaaacaagatATTCACCATCGCGTCTTTTAAACACCTTTTCCCACAGTTCATTTTTCTCCAAGAGTGTGCATAGTCAGTGCACATCCCTCTTTAACTCTAATTTCTTGCCGAAATAGAGCGATCGGCACCTGCTTGAACACCAAATTGACCTGCTCCCTCGCCACTAGACGGCTGTGGCTGACTACTGTTCTCAATATTGATGTTGCTAGCAGTCTTCTCATCCAGAGCAATACTTTGGATCTGAGCTGACAGTATATCTTGACCGGACTTTCCTAGGGCCTGAGAGCCTGACGCATTAGGAGGCTGGGCAGTTGGCATTACCCATCTCATCCAATCATTGCGCCTCCTTATTTTATCACCCTAAACACAAGGCAAACATTACATATCACAAGATTTGGCATGTTATTAGAATAGCTATAGAACTCAAACACGTAACACTTTTTAACTGTATATTATGGGATAGGAGGCAAGAGGGGGGTGGGAAGGAAAAGTTAGAGAAGAAAGGAGATTTAATACTAACTCAACAAGTAACATTAAATTCTTGATTCCATGATTACATCGGACCTTAAATTATGGATTCCAGAATTACCTGTACTTCCACAACAGTTGACATTCTCATAGCATCCAGTATAAGCTGAATGTTGTCTGTCAAATTCATAACCTGAAAAGGAGATACAGAAATTGTGTTTGAATTGAtcatattaaaaagaaaaaagaaatctctgacaaaagcaaaagaatcAGCGAATTTTATGAGTATAGAGATGCGCAAAAATTGACATTCTCACTACTTCCATGAAATCTCTGGCACACTCACTCTTAGTTTGCTCAACAGTACAAAAGATGAGAAAGAAATCAAACTGGTACAGAAGGTAAAGGACTTGATTCTAAACTATTTTGAGTAGATTTATTGCAATATCGGCAACACATATCCTTGTTAAAGTTTATATACAAAGACATTGATAACAGTTTCATTTCAGTAACAAAATATGTTTAAAGCTTATGTATGTTGGAAATTGCACATCTGATGTCACCAACAAACACTTTAAATAGAaaaggatgaaaaaaaaacagaagcacAAAATAAGACCAATATTATTCcccccaccaaaaaaaaaagaaaaaaaaaagcataaattTGCCATCAATGTGTCATTTCTCCACATGACATAGATAGACACAACTTTTTtctaaataatattaaaatgtaTCGATGACAAATTATATAATCTGAATCTGATGATAGTCAACACCAAAAGGATATTTTTCAGATGGGTATATCATAAAACAagattaaattgtattttcttaaacTGTAACAATTACCTATATAGCTATGTGCACAATAACACCCATGCTTTTATGGGAGGAAAATactaccaaaaagaaaaagactacCTCATTGTTAACAGACAAACGACTAAGGTATAGGGAGTGACAGACTAAAGTAAATCACCAAAGGGCAAAATATTTATTACTGAGGTTTTAATTGTTAACTTTGATTCATTACTTTTACCCATTTATACTCCTAAAACTCTGTAGCAAGATAGctatgggaaagaaaaaaaacaatttatacGAGGTGATATACAACTAAAGTATAAGGAGAGAGCATAAAGTAAATCACTGAAGGTCATAATACTTATTAGTGAAGTTTGTAATTGTCAACTTAGATTCATTATTTTCACCCATACTACCTAAAGTTTGTAGCAAGATAGCCACGAAAAAAACAGATTGTATAGTCTAGGCACAAAGAAAGGCAATGGGAGTTTTACATAGATAAATTGGGACAAGAGAGTAGTAAGACGTGAAATGTATTGCATCAAACTAGTAAAGTACAGATCAAGGAGTATTATGCCAAAATGACCCTGTTGACCATCTCATAAATGCTATTGCATAGCTGGAGTAAACAAACACAATTAATActtctccaaatttttttttttccattaaaatttgaaagaaaagattTGACATTATGAGACAGCTATAAGACAGGCTGTGCTCAAGATAGAAATAATATGCAATCTAGGGACAAAAATCCCACAAAAAGAATTAGTCTTATAGAAAATGAAACATGATTAGCAAACCGCAAAAGATTAAGCACAGTGATAAAAAAGGATTGGAAAACTAGTATCCTATACAGCAAGATAAGGAAATATTTTGGCATGTCAATGAAGATAAGTAACTTCACCACTAAGTAAATGCATCTGACAAAGTATGTTGGCCTCAGAAGGACAGGATGTCCAATAATTTCATAGGAAACAAGCAAAATGCAAAATACTTTTAATTCACAAGCAAAGGGTACAAATGCTACATTAGGTATAAAATACCTAAAGTAGTACATTTGGACCTACTAAACTCAAAACACTTATAGATTGCGCATTCACAATGAATAAGCAAACTGAACTTTAGGGAACCCAAAGAATACAAAGAGAAATCAAGAAAGAAGAGGACAAAAACCTTAACCAGAAGACTGACAACACTTCAAAGAATAGGAGGAAAAAACACAACCAGGAGTGCAGGATGTCCTTAAAAGTTTTCCAGCTAAGCAAACTCTTTTTGGCACATATCAGCATTCATATACCTATTTGTATATATCTAAATCAAGTCATAAGAATCACTTTCTTCAGAACATGTAAATATCATCCCATGTCGATGTAAAAGATAACAAAAGAATCACAGAAGTACAGAATCTGAAGGGCTCTCCTGAGCATGACATGCCATAATACCATCCCATACAGCACCACATGATAGTAAACAAAATGCTATTATACTTGGTATAAATCACAAGTCATTTTCCTTAATGTGTTTCTATCcattatttacttttatttatttattcagttACTTCTTTTAATGCATAAATTGAAGTGATTAATTGACTAATTCCAGTGTTGAAGATAACCTAATCATCACCAAGAATTTCAACAACTGAAAAACCTAAGAGACAAGTGAATGtagaacataaaaaatatatatgtatatatgcacAGAAGACCAGATCACTAACACCATAAGTAatccacaaaagaaagtttccCGAAAAACTCACTTTATTGAAGCCTgctattaatttaatacgaaCCCATCCCTGGTCATCCATGTTCCGCCTCAAGAATGTATCTTTAATTAAATTGTCATTACTGCAATAAACGAGTATGAAGGGCAACAGCAGTTAAAGTTTCAAAGGACTTAAAAGGGAAAATCGCGATCACTGATCTTATGATAACAAGCAAATAAGAAAAGGAGTACCTGAAATAATACTCTATCTGATTAATGATCTTAGTATGCAGCTGAGGATCAGGAGCGGGAAAAACCATGGGATGTCGCATTGGTGCAACGAAAGGCACTCCAAGTGGCTCATGTGGTGTATGTGTAACATAAACCAGTTGAGGTTGCATTtctgaaaaatagaaagataTTAGAATGAAGTCGCCTGTTAAAACCATCTAAGTTCCATTATGCCTAAGTGCTTACCAAACCCTATGGGCCCACCAAAAGCCCTCATCTGTGGTTGGTGGATAAATTGGGCTGCAttaggaggtggtggtggtggtgtttgGTGGGGCCTCATCATCCTAGGGACACTCCTTTGAGGATGCATGTGGTTGTCTCTATTGTTAAAATTTCGATGAGTGTTCCAATCTTGGCCGCCGCGGTCCTGATCCCGCCTATAGTTGTGATGGTGAGAACCATCTCCACGAGGATGTGAACCGCCATTTCGGTTCCTGAAGGAGTTACGCTGCTGTGGATGATCATTATTGCTGTGAGATTGTGAGCCGATTGCACTCCTATGTGTATGCTCCTTAGGAGAAGGGTTATTTGGAACCGTTTCAACACCTTGACCAGCTGAGGATTGATGCTGGGGAAGACCTCCATTAGAGGAGGCACTTGCATTATTTCGTTTCATAGATCTCTGGCGCGCAGGTCCAGTATGGTTTGGAGTTGAAGACGAATTCACTTGTTTCGGTGATGAGGTAGGTGTGGTTCCAGTCCCCTATACCACACACATCAAGGAATATGAATGTACATATGCACATAGAAATAACCTAATTAACTGATATAGGGAACATAAACTATAgtacaaaaaccaaatacaataCCCTCCATTAAGGTTAATCAAatttgctttaaaaatataatttttcaatgccTCAAACAATCAGAACCAGTAATTCAAGATATACTTTCCACTtactttccttctttctcaatgaataagaaaaaatgtcACTTATGCAATTACCCAAATTTTCTCACAAACGAACACGCTCACTATAAAATAGCACCATTCAAATGCAGAGAAGTATAATGCATTGCTTGATTATAGTCAAATCAACTTAAAAATAGCATATCAGCCTAAATCATATAGCATTTTACGTtcttctcagcaaccaaacaataTCAGAGAGATTCAAGGAAGAAACCTGCGACATGGAGACAGACAAAGGTGGTTCCGATACACCTTTGAGTGGTTCCGGAGACAATTTCGTCGATGCCCGAGCCGACTCGGACAAGGCTGGCCAAGAAACAGCTCCCATTACGGGCCCAACCTCGATGGCCCCATTCGAGGGCTTGTTCCAAGCTGGCCTCTTACCCGCATTGCCGTTCTCGGAGCCCTCACCCACTGACTCCTCCGCCGGAGGAGGCGAAGACGAATTCGACTGAGGAGCAGAGTTAGACTGAGACtgagaagacgaagaagaagaaggaggggGAGGAGGAGGCGCAGCAGCGACAGCTGGCTCAGTCACAGCCGTCGACGGCGACGAAGGAGCGACCGCGATCGGTTCAGATTCTCCCCGCACGATTTGGGTCCACGGAGACGAGACCGCCCTGGCGGCTCGGCGCGATTGGGTGGTGGGGCTGCTGACACTCTCGCCGGCGTGACGCGGCGATTGTACGGCCGGGTACGACGCCGTTTCTGGATTGCTGCTCTTATTCGCGGAGTTAATCATGGCCATAACAAGCAAAAGCTAGGGTTAGCGAGCGCGAGAGAGAGTCGACGAGTTGATCGACGAGGAGGGGAGGGGCAAAATGGGGATAGAGTGATCAAA
Proteins encoded in this region:
- the LOC18770005 gene encoding la-related protein 1C, whose protein sequence is MAMINSANKSSNPETASYPAVQSPRHAGESVSSPTTQSRRAARAVSSPWTQIVRGESEPIAVAPSSPSTAVTEPAVAAAPPPPPPSSSSSSQSQSNSAPQSNSSSPPPAEESVGEGSENGNAGKRPAWNKPSNGAIEVGPVMGAVSWPALSESARASTKLSPEPLKGVSEPPLSVSMSQGTGTTPTSSPKQVNSSSTPNHTGPARQRSMKRNNASASSNGGLPQHQSSAGQGVETVPNNPSPKEHTHRSAIGSQSHSNNDHPQQRNSFRNRNGGSHPRGDGSHHHNYRRDQDRGGQDWNTHRNFNNRDNHMHPQRSVPRMMRPHQTPPPPPPNAAQFIHQPQMRAFGGPIGFEMQPQLVYVTHTPHEPLGVPFVAPMRHPMVFPAPDPQLHTKIINQIEYYFSNDNLIKDTFLRRNMDDQGWVRIKLIAGFNKVMNLTDNIQLILDAMRMSTVVEVQGDKIRRRNDWMRWVMPTAQPPNASGSQALGKSGQDILSAQIQSIALDEKTASNINIENSSQPQPSSGEGAGQFGVQAGADRSISARN